In Rhodoferax koreense, a genomic segment contains:
- a CDS encoding GntR family transcriptional regulator: MPRTAKTRPKLVAVAASKVSQAEAQDEGLGRGRHPQNLYEQAYEAIEERLVTCQLPPGRHLALLELQDIVQLGRTPVHQAVTRLAEDTLLRVHARRGLQVAPIDLARERMLLRLRRDLERFVIRLAAEKSSSSHRNQMLHLKRQLRENQSGMTIDAFNVIDRRLDRLFLAAAGEPFVENTLRPLHTVFRRIGWLYHTKVSPDDGLARTIEVHLVLLDAVANCHVEQAIKASDELIDFVDRMFDVLEREIDPVLLDCTLQDFDRL, encoded by the coding sequence TTGCCCCGCACTGCCAAGACCCGCCCCAAACTCGTGGCCGTCGCCGCTTCCAAAGTCTCCCAAGCCGAAGCCCAGGACGAGGGGCTCGGGCGGGGGCGCCATCCGCAGAATTTGTACGAGCAGGCTTACGAGGCGATCGAGGAGCGACTGGTGACTTGCCAGCTGCCCCCCGGGCGCCACCTGGCGCTGCTGGAGTTGCAGGACATCGTGCAACTGGGGCGCACGCCTGTGCACCAGGCCGTGACGCGGCTCGCCGAAGACACCTTGCTGCGCGTGCACGCGCGGCGCGGCTTGCAGGTGGCTCCGATCGATCTGGCGCGGGAGCGGATGCTGCTGCGCTTGAGGCGTGACCTGGAGCGTTTCGTCATCCGCCTGGCCGCCGAGAAGTCGAGTTCCTCGCACCGCAACCAGATGCTCCACCTCAAGCGGCAGCTGCGCGAGAACCAGTCCGGCATGACGATCGACGCGTTCAACGTGATCGACCGCCGGCTCGACAGGCTGTTCCTGGCCGCGGCGGGCGAGCCCTTTGTCGAAAACACGCTGCGCCCTTTGCACACCGTGTTCCGCCGCATCGGCTGGCTGTACCACACCAAGGTGTCGCCCGACGACGGCCTGGCCAGGACGATCGAGGTGCACCTGGTCCTGCTCGATGCCGTGGCCAATTGCCATGTGGAGCAGGCGATCAAGGCTTCGGACGAATTGATCGACTTTGTCGACCGCATGTTCGATGTGCTGGAGCGGGAAATCGATCCCGTGTTGCTCGACTGCACCCTGCAGGATTTCGACCGGCTGTAG
- a CDS encoding ABC transporter substrate-binding protein, producing MQAFRNLPRRHALSWCVAATVTAMGLCQSMPARAQSKEVITFAGVTFSEAGRGDRLKAWVEKFNKSQAAIEVQPIAIPFASFAKTVFTQMGGGAGPDLVRMDLIDYYAAVQSKRILPLDDLLKGGTYRFSAPDKYMHVEGVRYGVPFEISNYVMLYNPALLKGGKPPATFDELVEATKAATGNGVFGYAYRATMAEGNGFWQDLCNFVYGFGGRWSDASGNLTLNDPKVVDGVTAYKRIYDAGVTPKGADAATYRRMFWERKVAIEVDNGGVAGIFTQQAPDLPFAAAPSPFPTRAQGMVLAPLTINANTKHKAAAETFFKWTLQPENQAELQELLGASNVATVIERSPELVAKRPWLKVYDDQAANSVPQLVQGLEVKTPEIQQIVLEQVLKVLQGGMEPKKAMDDAQRLASSRVLRK from the coding sequence ATGCAAGCCTTTCGCAACCTGCCCCGTCGCCACGCCCTGAGTTGGTGTGTTGCCGCCACCGTGACCGCGATGGGCCTGTGCCAGTCGATGCCGGCCCGGGCACAGTCGAAGGAGGTCATCACGTTCGCGGGCGTGACGTTCAGCGAGGCCGGGCGTGGCGACCGGCTGAAGGCCTGGGTGGAAAAATTCAACAAGAGCCAGGCCGCGATCGAGGTGCAGCCGATCGCCATTCCGTTCGCGAGCTTCGCCAAGACCGTGTTCACCCAGATGGGTGGCGGGGCGGGGCCGGACCTGGTGCGCATGGACTTGATCGACTACTACGCCGCCGTGCAAAGCAAGCGCATCCTGCCGCTGGACGATCTGCTCAAGGGTGGCACCTACCGCTTCTCGGCCCCGGACAAGTACATGCATGTCGAAGGCGTGCGCTACGGGGTGCCGTTCGAGATCAGCAACTACGTGATGCTCTACAACCCCGCGTTGCTCAAGGGGGGCAAGCCGCCCGCGACCTTCGACGAGCTGGTCGAAGCCACCAAGGCTGCAACGGGCAACGGCGTCTTTGGCTACGCCTACCGCGCGACCATGGCCGAAGGCAATGGGTTCTGGCAGGACCTGTGCAACTTCGTCTACGGCTTCGGCGGGCGCTGGAGCGATGCCAGCGGCAATCTGACGCTGAACGATCCCAAGGTGGTCGACGGTGTGACCGCCTACAAGCGCATCTACGACGCCGGCGTGACGCCGAAAGGCGCCGATGCCGCCACCTACCGGCGCATGTTCTGGGAGCGCAAGGTGGCGATCGAGGTGGACAACGGCGGCGTGGCCGGCATCTTCACCCAGCAGGCGCCGGATCTGCCTTTCGCGGCGGCCCCGTCGCCGTTTCCGACGCGGGCGCAGGGCATGGTCCTCGCGCCATTGACGATCAATGCCAACACCAAGCACAAGGCGGCGGCCGAGACTTTCTTCAAGTGGACGTTGCAGCCCGAGAACCAGGCGGAGCTGCAGGAGTTGCTCGGTGCGAGCAACGTGGCCACTGTGATCGAGCGCAGTCCCGAGCTGGTGGCCAAGCGCCCCTGGCTGAAGGTCTACGACGACCAGGCAGCGAACAGCGTGCCGCAACTGGTGCAGGGGCTGGAGGTCAAGACGCCGGAGATCCAGCAGATCGTGCTGGAGCAGGTCCTCAAGGTGCTGCAGGGCGGCATGGAGCCGAAGAAGGCGATGGATGACGCACAGCGCCTGGCTTCCTCCCGCGTGCTGCGCAAGTAA
- a CDS encoding ABC transporter ATP-binding protein: MASISLQGVTKIFGGKKAANEISFDVADREFLVLLGPSGCGKSTLLRMLAGLEQVTSGEIHVGPRRVDTLPPSDRDMAFVFQSYALYPHMTVRRNITFPLIMREHRWWFHLPLVGGLAKRRIERSAAVQDLVARTAKTLALTEMLDQYPRTLSGGQRQRVALGRAMVRQPDVFLMDEPLSNLDAKLRTSMRAEIIKLHREVGGTFVYVTHDQIEAMTMGTRIALMRDGVVQQFGTPREIYADPANTFVARFIGTPPMNLIEARIEPQRGLVLGNTVLPLPAHLAALGGQARDVLLGVRPHTMQLGAGGLAGKVALVEHVGAESIVSVQLEHARTAHNEDGGSGSDVMIVVPGYSDLRTGQPVQVVLDLAEAVLFERGGQRLRAPALPLAA; this comes from the coding sequence ATGGCATCCATCTCTCTTCAGGGCGTGACCAAGATCTTCGGCGGCAAGAAGGCCGCCAACGAGATTTCCTTCGACGTCGCCGACCGCGAATTCCTCGTGCTGCTCGGCCCCTCGGGTTGCGGCAAATCCACGCTGCTGCGCATGCTGGCGGGCCTGGAGCAAGTCACCAGCGGCGAGATCCATGTCGGCCCGCGGCGCGTGGACACCCTGCCGCCCAGCGACCGCGACATGGCCTTCGTGTTCCAGTCGTACGCGCTCTACCCGCACATGACGGTGCGCCGCAACATCACGTTTCCGCTGATCATGCGCGAGCATCGTTGGTGGTTCCACCTGCCGCTGGTGGGCGGCCTGGCCAAGCGGCGCATTGAAAGATCGGCCGCCGTGCAGGACCTGGTGGCGCGCACCGCCAAGACCCTGGCGCTGACCGAGATGCTGGACCAGTATCCGCGCACGCTCTCGGGCGGCCAGCGGCAGCGGGTGGCGCTTGGGCGGGCGATGGTGCGCCAGCCCGACGTGTTCCTGATGGACGAGCCGCTGTCCAACCTGGACGCCAAGCTGCGCACCTCGATGCGCGCCGAGATCATCAAGCTGCACCGCGAGGTGGGCGGCACTTTCGTCTACGTGACCCACGACCAGATCGAGGCCATGACCATGGGCACCCGGATCGCGTTGATGCGCGACGGCGTGGTGCAGCAGTTCGGCACGCCGCGCGAGATCTACGCGGACCCGGCCAACACCTTCGTCGCGCGCTTCATCGGCACGCCGCCGATGAACCTGATCGAGGCGCGCATCGAGCCGCAACGCGGCCTGGTGCTCGGGAACACCGTGCTGCCGCTGCCGGCGCACCTGGCCGCTTTGGGCGGGCAGGCGCGCGATGTGCTGCTGGGCGTGCGGCCCCACACCATGCAGCTCGGCGCGGGCGGGCTGGCCGGCAAGGTGGCGCTGGTGGAACACGTCGGCGCGGAGTCGATCGTCAGCGTGCAGCTCGAGCATGCCAGGACGGCCCACAACGAGGACGGCGGCAGCGGCTCCGACGTGATGATCGTGGTGCCCGGCTACAGCGACCTGCGCACCGGCCAGCCGGTGCAGGTCGTCTTGGACCTGGCCGAGGCGGTGCTATTCGAGCGCGGCGGACAGCGCCTGCGCGCGCCCGCATTGCCGCTGGCCGCCTGA
- a CDS encoding carbohydrate ABC transporter permease, with protein MNQTLSWSHGLRIALVLALLGVAAFPIYWMLVTSLTSSPDLFAAKPHLLPDFAQWSVYGHAFSTTAVGTWLKNSAIVAFGTAALSIVLAIFPAYVLSRYRLPAVAILGVALFVTQMLPEAMLVVPLYAIFGELGLLNSLTGLILANTAFTVPVITLILKGAVDGVPIDIEEAACIDGCTRLGIVLTVVLPLVAPSLAAAAVIAFFHGWNEYVFAQTLISDQGLQTASVGLAGFVGELSTPMHTVMAIGLMYTLPAVVFYLFVQRYVVSGMTAGSVKG; from the coding sequence ATGAACCAGACCTTGTCCTGGTCCCACGGCCTGCGCATTGCACTGGTGCTGGCGCTGCTGGGCGTGGCGGCCTTCCCGATCTACTGGATGCTGGTGACTTCGCTCACATCGTCGCCCGACCTGTTCGCCGCGAAGCCGCATCTGCTGCCGGATTTCGCGCAGTGGTCGGTCTACGGGCATGCCTTCAGCACCACGGCCGTGGGCACCTGGCTGAAGAACAGCGCCATCGTCGCCTTCGGCACGGCGGCGCTCAGCATCGTCCTGGCGATATTTCCGGCGTACGTGCTGTCGCGCTACCGCCTGCCCGCCGTCGCCATCCTGGGTGTGGCGTTGTTCGTGACGCAGATGCTGCCCGAGGCCATGCTGGTCGTTCCGCTCTACGCGATCTTCGGCGAGCTGGGCCTGCTCAACAGCCTGACGGGCCTGATCCTGGCGAACACCGCGTTCACCGTGCCTGTCATCACCCTGATCCTCAAGGGCGCGGTGGACGGGGTGCCGATCGACATCGAAGAGGCCGCCTGCATCGATGGCTGCACCCGACTGGGCATCGTGCTGACGGTGGTGCTGCCCCTGGTGGCGCCGAGCCTGGCGGCGGCCGCGGTGATCGCGTTCTTCCACGGCTGGAACGAATACGTGTTCGCGCAGACGCTGATCAGCGACCAGGGCCTGCAGACCGCCTCCGTGGGCCTGGCCGGCTTCGTGGGTGAGCTCAGCACGCCCATGCATACGGTGATGGCCATTGGCCTCATGTACACCTTGCCGGCCGTCGTTTTCTATCTTTTTGTTCAGCGCTACGTGGTGTCCGGCATGACCGCCGGCAGCGTCAAAGGCTGA
- a CDS encoding carbohydrate ABC transporter permease gives MQATSKAARPLAPRQPGRDWTPYWFAAPVAIYLLLFQGYPLAQELYLSFTSTSLLSPDQHTYVGLQNYVDLVTQDEFRHVLLITAVYTVVCVVLAIGLGLGAALLLDAPFRGRGLARALVTIPWAAPPVAVALIFIWIYNGQYGVFNHLLAVFGWKGGMESWLDSPALALPAVLLTTVWQIFPFASVVILAALQGVSSELREVAIIDGADRLSVFRAVVWPTIQPSVALLSLFLTIWSLRRFDLIWLMTQGGPIGSTNTLVIELYRRAFVYRDLGQGAAVGMVGLSIALVITVFYFRYNQRAERAKGQR, from the coding sequence ATGCAAGCCACCTCCAAAGCGGCGCGCCCCCTGGCGCCGCGCCAGCCTGGGCGCGACTGGACACCGTACTGGTTCGCCGCGCCAGTGGCGATCTACCTGCTGCTGTTCCAGGGCTATCCCCTGGCGCAGGAGCTCTACCTGAGCTTCACGTCGACCTCCCTGCTGTCGCCCGATCAGCACACCTACGTTGGCCTGCAGAACTACGTCGATCTGGTGACACAGGATGAGTTTCGCCATGTGCTGCTGATCACCGCCGTCTACACCGTCGTCTGCGTGGTGCTGGCGATCGGCCTGGGCCTGGGCGCCGCCCTGCTGCTCGATGCGCCTTTCCGGGGGCGCGGGCTGGCACGGGCGCTGGTGACCATTCCATGGGCGGCACCGCCGGTGGCGGTGGCGCTGATCTTCATCTGGATCTACAACGGACAGTACGGCGTGTTCAACCACCTGCTGGCGGTGTTCGGCTGGAAGGGTGGCATGGAGAGCTGGCTCGACAGCCCCGCGCTGGCCCTGCCCGCGGTGCTGCTCACCACCGTGTGGCAGATCTTTCCCTTCGCCTCGGTGGTGATCCTGGCGGCCCTCCAGGGTGTCTCGTCGGAGTTGCGCGAGGTCGCCATCATCGATGGTGCCGACCGTCTCAGCGTGTTCCGCGCGGTCGTCTGGCCGACCATCCAGCCCTCGGTCGCCTTGTTGTCGCTGTTCCTGACGATCTGGTCGCTGCGGCGCTTCGACCTGATCTGGTTGATGACCCAGGGCGGGCCCATCGGCTCCACGAACACCCTGGTGATCGAGCTTTACCGCCGGGCTTTCGTCTACCGGGACCTGGGGCAGGGCGCCGCCGTGGGCATGGTGGGCCTGTCGATCGCCTTGGTCATCACCGTCTTCTATTTCCGCTACAACCAGCGCGCCGAACGCGCCAAAGGGCAGCGATGA